The proteins below are encoded in one region of Tolumonas auensis DSM 9187:
- a CDS encoding YeeE/YedE family protein, translating into MHNFTPWSALGGGVLIGVAALVLLLGKGRIAGYSGIIAGFLFSGGQRWRALFLAGTIMGAGLATYGLQLHITKLEITPSLLLAGLLVGVGSRLANGCTSGHGICGIGRFSIRSIIATLAFMFSGMVIVALIH; encoded by the coding sequence ATGCATAATTTTACACCATGGAGTGCTCTGGGTGGTGGCGTCCTGATTGGCGTTGCCGCACTGGTGCTTTTATTGGGCAAAGGGCGGATCGCGGGTTACAGCGGTATTATTGCGGGTTTTCTGTTCTCTGGTGGTCAACGCTGGCGGGCTTTGTTTCTTGCCGGCACCATCATGGGCGCAGGTTTGGCTACGTATGGCCTGCAACTTCATATTACCAAGCTGGAAATCACCCCTTCATTGTTGCTGGCCGGTCTGCTGGTGGGCGTAGGTTCCCGCCTTGCGAATGGCTGCACCAGCGGTCATGGTATATGCGGTATTGGTCGTTTTTCCATCAGGTCGATTATTGCGACCTTGGCATTTATGTTTTCAGGCATGGTAATCGTTGCTCTGATTCATTGA
- a CDS encoding YeeE/YedE family protein, translating to MIALVAGVLFGFGLAFSGMMQPEKVIGFLDITGNWDASLMLVMGGALAIFTPGYHFLVKGRSKAINGDAIQLPGKKSLDSELIIGALLFGAGWGLAGICPGPAIAMAPIVGWPAVGFIAAMSAGMWLAGCWMQKKSAASQTVKLATTQE from the coding sequence GTGATCGCGTTAGTAGCAGGTGTACTTTTTGGTTTCGGGCTGGCTTTCTCAGGCATGATGCAGCCGGAAAAAGTAATCGGGTTTCTGGATATTACCGGCAATTGGGATGCATCGTTGATGCTGGTAATGGGGGGCGCTCTGGCTATTTTTACGCCCGGTTATCATTTTCTGGTAAAAGGACGCTCAAAAGCCATAAATGGCGATGCAATTCAGTTGCCGGGGAAGAAATCGCTGGATTCTGAATTAATTATTGGTGCTCTGTTGTTCGGAGCGGGCTGGGGACTGGCGGGTATCTGCCCTGGTCCGGCTATTGCCATGGCGCCGATTGTTGGCTGGCCTGCAGTCGGTTTTATCGCTGCCATGTCTGCCGGTATGTGGTTAGCCGGTTGCTGGATGCAGAAAAAGTCAGCAGCGAGTCAGACGGTTAAACTGGCAACAACTCAGGAATAA
- a CDS encoding YfbU family protein, giving the protein MNMNHAQRLILSNQYEILSKLNPEKADYYHRCKTIVERGYCLQMLELEKEFGHLTEEECREVIDILEMHHALKVSYENLSAEDQTQLSPSRLDFIGYARGYEKELADYVCYLLDVEKRFPDLGKCCAGLNSEIAMHDKYERMLAEWRECPRQYKLSIQEIRNIVTA; this is encoded by the coding sequence ATGAATATGAACCATGCGCAGCGATTGATCCTCAGTAATCAATATGAAATTCTGAGTAAGCTGAATCCGGAAAAAGCCGATTATTACCATCGCTGTAAAACAATTGTAGAACGTGGTTATTGTTTACAGATGCTGGAGTTAGAAAAAGAATTTGGTCATCTGACTGAAGAAGAATGCCGGGAAGTAATTGATATACTGGAAATGCATCATGCATTGAAAGTTTCTTATGAAAATCTGTCGGCAGAAGATCAGACTCAGCTCTCCCCTTCCCGCCTTGATTTTATCGGTTATGCCCGCGGCTATGAGAAAGAACTGGCTGATTATGTCTGCTATCTGCTGGATGTGGAAAAACGGTTCCCGGATTTAGGCAAATGTTGTGCAGGTCTTAATTCTGAAATTGCCATGCATGATAAATATGAGCGCATGCTGGCCGAATGGCGTGAATGTCCGCGTCAGTACAAATTATCTATTCAGGAAATCCGCAATATAGTGACTGCATAA